One genomic region from Pseudomonadota bacterium encodes:
- the serS gene encoding serine--tRNA ligase produces the protein MLDIQRIRSETDAVKRGLGTVGVAPDAIDHVLSLDGRRRDLQREGDALRAELNTKSKEIGRERDPEKRKALIDAVAAVKRGIKENEAAVPEVEKELNDLLLSIPNVPLPEVPIGPDETHNVVVEERGQEPAFDFEPRPHWEIMERLGIIDFERGQKVSGSRFYFLCGEGARLQRALITWMLDVHTREHGYTELYSPIMVRAECLYGTGNLPKFGDNLYHDAEEDYWFIPTGEVPVTNYYRDEILDGALLPRRHVTYTPCFRREKMSHGKDTRGIKRGHQFDKVELVQFVRPSLGRAALDELTGHAQRLLELLGLRHRKVMICSGDLSFVAAMKYDLEAWSPGSGEWLEVSSCSLFEDYQARRARIRFKDEDGKNRFVHTLNGSGLALPRVLISLIETYQRADGSVMVPEVIRPYMGGLERLAPKR, from the coding sequence ATGCTCGACATCCAGAGAATCCGGAGTGAAACCGATGCGGTGAAGCGCGGCCTCGGGACCGTCGGGGTCGCGCCCGACGCGATCGACCACGTCCTCTCGCTCGACGGCAGGCGGCGCGATCTGCAGCGCGAGGGGGACGCCCTGCGCGCCGAGCTGAACACGAAGTCGAAGGAGATCGGCCGCGAGCGGGATCCCGAAAAGCGGAAAGCGCTGATCGACGCCGTCGCCGCCGTGAAGCGTGGGATCAAGGAGAACGAGGCCGCGGTGCCCGAGGTCGAGAAGGAGCTCAACGATCTCCTGCTGTCGATCCCCAACGTGCCGCTTCCGGAGGTGCCGATCGGCCCGGACGAGACGCACAACGTCGTCGTCGAAGAGCGCGGGCAGGAGCCCGCCTTCGATTTCGAGCCGAGGCCGCACTGGGAGATCATGGAGCGCCTCGGCATCATCGACTTCGAGCGCGGGCAGAAGGTCTCCGGCTCCCGCTTCTACTTCCTGTGCGGCGAGGGCGCCCGGCTCCAGCGGGCGCTCATCACGTGGATGCTCGACGTGCACACGCGCGAGCACGGCTACACGGAGCTCTACTCGCCTATCATGGTGCGCGCCGAGTGCCTCTACGGCACGGGGAACCTCCCCAAGTTCGGCGACAACCTGTACCACGACGCCGAGGAGGACTACTGGTTCATCCCCACCGGCGAGGTCCCGGTGACGAACTACTACCGCGACGAGATCCTCGACGGCGCGCTGCTTCCGCGCAGGCACGTCACGTACACGCCGTGCTTCCGCCGCGAGAAGATGAGCCACGGCAAGGACACGCGGGGCATCAAGCGCGGCCACCAGTTCGACAAGGTCGAGCTCGTGCAGTTCGTGCGCCCTTCGCTCGGGCGGGCCGCGCTCGACGAGCTGACCGGGCACGCCCAGCGGCTGCTCGAGCTGCTCGGGCTCAGGCACAGGAAGGTCATGATCTGCTCGGGCGACCTCTCGTTCGTCGCCGCCATGAAGTACGATCTCGAGGCGTGGTCTCCGGGGAGCGGCGAGTGGCTCGAGGTCTCGAGCTGCAGCCTGTTCGAAGACTATCAGGCCCGCCGCGCGCGGATCCGGTTCAAGGACGAGGACGGCAAGAACCGGTTCGTCCACACCCTGAACGGCTCCGGGCTCGCGCTACCTCGCGTCCTGATATCGTTGATCGAGACCTACCAGCGGGCGGACGGGTCGGTCATGGTGCCCGAGGTGATCCGCCCGTACATGGGCGGTCTCGAGCGGCTCGCGCCCAAGCGCTGA
- a CDS encoding glycosyltransferase family 4 protein, translated as MRKRPTDRPRRIGVVTTSFPRWPGDPAGAFVLGLAAALSRRGHEVEVVVPEPRERPAWGDCEPWLRGIRVRAVPYARPRRLQALFFGAGVPDNLARSPALAALAPLAVAALGAAVRWRAPSWDAVVSEWLIPSGLAVAALGARRPAHLAIAHSADVHLLGRLPFGGAIAARLADRAERIGCVADALRAELARILGPERAGRRTEKLVVMPMGIDPEALAPAREREAVRAELGIEGFSVLLLGRLVPIKGADLLIDAVGPGTRTTILVAGDGPARSGLERRARERGVPALFLGTVDERRRAELLAACDAVAVPSRVLENGRHEGLPLVVLEAMWAGAPVVASDSGGIREIVRDGETGLLVPANDAAALARALERLRGDPGLRARLAAAGREAASTRTWEALVPAFEEALRLTRTHSTI; from the coding sequence GTGCGTAAACGCCCGACGGATCGGCCGCGGCGCATCGGCGTCGTCACCACCTCGTTCCCGCGGTGGCCCGGCGATCCGGCCGGCGCGTTCGTGCTCGGGCTCGCCGCCGCGCTCTCGCGCCGCGGCCACGAGGTCGAGGTCGTCGTGCCCGAGCCCCGCGAGCGGCCGGCGTGGGGCGACTGTGAGCCGTGGCTCCGCGGGATCCGCGTGCGCGCCGTCCCGTACGCCCGGCCCCGCCGGCTGCAGGCGCTCTTCTTCGGCGCCGGCGTGCCCGACAACCTGGCCCGGAGCCCGGCGCTCGCCGCGCTCGCGCCGCTCGCCGTCGCCGCGCTCGGGGCGGCCGTCCGATGGCGCGCGCCGTCCTGGGACGCGGTCGTGAGCGAGTGGCTGATCCCCTCCGGGCTCGCGGTCGCCGCGCTCGGCGCGCGGAGGCCCGCGCACCTCGCGATCGCCCACTCCGCAGACGTGCACCTCCTCGGGCGGCTCCCGTTCGGGGGCGCGATCGCCGCGCGGCTCGCGGATCGCGCGGAGCGGATCGGGTGCGTCGCAGACGCGCTGCGCGCCGAGCTCGCCAGAATCCTCGGGCCGGAGCGGGCCGGCCGGCGCACGGAGAAGCTCGTCGTCATGCCGATGGGGATCGATCCCGAGGCGCTCGCCCCCGCGCGGGAGCGGGAGGCCGTGCGCGCGGAGCTCGGGATCGAGGGGTTCTCGGTGCTCCTCCTCGGCCGGCTGGTGCCCATCAAGGGCGCGGACCTCCTGATCGACGCCGTCGGCCCGGGGACGCGGACGACGATCCTCGTGGCGGGCGACGGGCCGGCCCGATCCGGGCTCGAGCGGCGTGCCCGCGAGCGGGGCGTCCCGGCGCTGTTCCTCGGGACGGTCGACGAACGGCGGCGCGCGGAGCTGCTCGCGGCGTGCGACGCCGTGGCGGTACCCTCCCGCGTGCTCGAGAACGGACGCCACGAGGGGCTGCCGCTCGTCGTGCTCGAGGCGATGTGGGCCGGCGCGCCGGTCGTCGCGTCCGACAGCGGCGGCATCCGGGAGATCGTCCGGGACGGCGAGACCGGGCTCCTCGTCCCGGCGAACGACGCAGCGGCGCTCGCCCGCGCGCTCGAGCGGCTCCGGGGCGATCCCGGGCTGCGCGCCCGGCTCGCGGCGGCCGGGCGAGAGGCGGCCTCGACGCGGACATGGGAGGCGCTCGTCCCGGCGTTCGAGGAGGCGCTCCGCTTGACACGAACCCACTCGACCATATAG
- a CDS encoding response regulator produces the protein MQKKTILFVDDSATMRTIAEKTFFAEPFDVVTVPSGEAAIAKFKEVRPSVVLVDAGMAGVNGYDVCKAIREDAVAGKTPVIIMSGVSMPYDEGRGRDVGATEHVKKPFDTAKLIERVVELSKAAPGADEVEAIPLQPKPAPAPSFQPAAPKPIAPPMAPAALRAPIRPVSPPAAAPKVAAHSQIKETMEFGRAMSLQAAQKAAEPEVKPIEISPPTHTETAQFQVGTLAELAQMDASGRNVRPEPAADAIELKPAAPAPRAEPSQAVTAAVREKARAVAERVAAQSGADLTPDQVAALQRLSADVIERVVWEVVPDLAEAIIREQIAKLLQK, from the coding sequence TTGCAGAAGAAAACGATCCTGTTCGTCGACGACAGCGCGACGATGCGCACCATCGCCGAGAAGACGTTCTTCGCCGAGCCCTTCGACGTCGTCACGGTGCCGTCCGGCGAGGCGGCGATCGCGAAGTTCAAGGAGGTGCGCCCGAGCGTCGTGCTCGTCGACGCGGGGATGGCCGGGGTGAACGGCTACGACGTCTGCAAGGCGATCCGGGAGGACGCGGTCGCCGGGAAGACGCCCGTGATCATCATGAGCGGCGTCTCGATGCCGTACGACGAGGGTCGCGGCCGCGACGTCGGCGCGACGGAGCACGTCAAGAAGCCGTTCGACACGGCGAAGCTCATCGAGCGCGTCGTCGAGCTGTCGAAGGCCGCCCCCGGGGCGGACGAGGTGGAGGCGATACCGCTGCAGCCCAAGCCCGCACCGGCGCCGAGCTTCCAGCCGGCCGCGCCCAAGCCGATCGCCCCGCCGATGGCGCCGGCCGCGCTCAGGGCGCCGATCCGCCCGGTGTCGCCGCCCGCAGCGGCGCCCAAGGTGGCGGCCCACTCCCAGATCAAGGAGACCATGGAGTTCGGCCGGGCGATGAGCCTCCAGGCCGCGCAGAAGGCCGCCGAGCCGGAGGTCAAGCCGATCGAGATCTCCCCGCCGACGCACACCGAGACCGCGCAGTTCCAGGTCGGAACGCTCGCGGAGCTCGCGCAGATGGACGCCTCCGGGCGCAACGTCCGGCCGGAGCCGGCGGCGGACGCGATCGAGCTGAAGCCCGCGGCCCCGGCTCCGAGGGCCGAGCCGAGCCAGGCCGTGACCGCGGCGGTTCGCGAAAAGGCGCGCGCCGTCGCCGAGCGGGTCGCCGCACAGTCGGGGGCCGACCTGACACCCGATCAGGTGGCCGCCCTGCAGCGGCTGAGCGCCGACGTCATCGAACGCGTGGTGTGGGAGGTCGTGCCGGATCTCGCCGAGGCGATCATCCGAGAGCAGATCGCGAAGCTCCTCCAGAAGTGA
- a CDS encoding trypsin-like peptidase domain-containing protein codes for MGPRGHTVLTAFFLLSAACRSVTETSPPPPSTPGAPAPQEPVVKVVYPNVPGSFVASVKRLKPSVVNIFTAQIVRDRSPFGVPGFEDLFGTHRERIQRSLGSGFIVDSQGYVLTNFHVVQGAAEILVQLEDGRELAAQPVGAEPGIDVALLHIQAARLSPVALGDSDALEVGEWVLAIGNPFGLSQTVTAGIVSAKGRASREIGMGERGYQNFIQTDASINPGNSGGPLADVNGDVIGINTAIAAAGQGIGFAVPINMVKPILPQLKSTGRVVPAWIGVGIRELDPAAAKRMGVGGGVLLTEVFDDGPAARAGLKSGDVIARFNGAEVHGVAELAWMTNTAGVGNDVALGVFRGGREIAVTVTVEAKPFTR; via the coding sequence ATGGGGCCTAGGGGCCACACGGTCCTCACCGCCTTCTTCCTCCTCTCGGCAGCGTGCCGTTCCGTGACCGAGACGTCCCCGCCGCCGCCATCGACCCCCGGCGCGCCCGCCCCGCAGGAGCCGGTCGTGAAGGTCGTCTACCCGAACGTGCCCGGCTCGTTCGTCGCCTCGGTCAAGCGGTTGAAGCCGTCGGTGGTGAACATCTTCACGGCGCAGATCGTGAGGGATCGCAGCCCGTTCGGCGTCCCCGGGTTCGAGGATCTCTTCGGCACGCACCGCGAGCGGATCCAGCGCTCGCTCGGTTCGGGGTTCATCGTGGACTCCCAGGGGTACGTGCTGACCAACTTCCACGTCGTGCAGGGCGCCGCGGAGATCCTCGTGCAGCTCGAGGACGGCCGCGAGCTCGCGGCCCAGCCCGTCGGCGCCGAGCCCGGAATCGACGTGGCGCTCCTGCACATCCAGGCGGCGCGGCTCTCCCCCGTCGCCCTCGGCGATTCGGACGCGCTCGAGGTCGGCGAGTGGGTCCTCGCGATCGGCAACCCGTTCGGGCTCTCCCAGACGGTGACGGCGGGCATCGTGAGCGCCAAGGGGCGGGCCTCGCGCGAGATCGGCATGGGCGAGCGCGGGTACCAGAACTTCATCCAGACCGACGCCTCGATCAACCCGGGCAACTCGGGCGGCCCGCTCGCCGACGTGAACGGCGACGTCATCGGGATCAACACGGCGATCGCCGCGGCCGGGCAGGGGATCGGCTTCGCGGTGCCGATCAACATGGTCAAGCCGATTTTGCCGCAGCTCAAGAGCACCGGCCGCGTGGTCCCAGCGTGGATCGGCGTCGGGATCCGCGAGCTCGACCCCGCGGCGGCGAAGAGGATGGGCGTCGGCGGCGGGGTGCTCCTCACCGAGGTGTTCGACGACGGTCCCGCCGCGCGCGCGGGCCTCAAGTCCGGGGACGTGATCGCGCGCTTCAACGGGGCGGAGGTCCACGGCGTCGCGGAGCTCGCGTGGATGACGAACACGGCCGGCGTCGGGAACGACGTGGCGCTCGGCGTCTTCCGCGGGGGCCGCGAGATCGCGGTCACCGTGACGGTCGAGGCGAAGCCGTTCACCCGCTAG
- a CDS encoding Crp/Fnr family transcriptional regulator produces the protein MSDPLFAKYGKNAKAGEVLFTTGEKGAEMFVVRSGSVRIAVESRGVEKTLAILGPGEFVGEMSILTDQPRSATATVQEDAELLVVGVRVLEEMIVHNTEIALRLIRKLARRLESADALIRVLLYRDAKERVIENLKRLVRIHDNREGAVRFRTDFNEMAEQVGLEPAEVEDIMLRLVNAGFVALEDGTWVISKVEDIDDFLQFLKLKDQYK, from the coding sequence ATGAGCGATCCTTTATTCGCGAAATACGGGAAGAACGCAAAGGCCGGAGAGGTGCTGTTCACCACCGGAGAGAAGGGCGCGGAGATGTTCGTCGTCCGCTCCGGCTCGGTGCGCATCGCGGTGGAGTCCAGGGGCGTCGAGAAGACGCTCGCGATCCTCGGGCCAGGCGAGTTCGTCGGAGAGATGTCCATCCTGACGGATCAGCCGCGCTCCGCGACGGCGACCGTCCAGGAGGACGCGGAGCTGCTCGTCGTCGGTGTCCGCGTGCTCGAGGAGATGATCGTCCACAACACGGAGATCGCCCTGCGCCTCATCCGGAAGCTCGCGCGGCGCCTCGAGTCGGCGGACGCGCTGATCCGCGTCCTCCTCTACCGCGACGCCAAGGAGCGCGTGATCGAGAACCTGAAGCGGCTCGTCCGGATACACGACAACCGGGAAGGCGCGGTGCGATTCAGGACCGACTTCAACGAGATGGCCGAGCAGGTCGGACTCGAGCCCGCCGAGGTCGAGGACATCATGCTGCGGCTCGTCAACGCCGGCTTCGTCGCGCTGGAGGACGGCACCTGGGTCATCTCCAAGGTCGAGGACATCGACGACTTCCTGCAGTTCCTGAAGCTCAAGGATCAGTACAAGTAG
- a CDS encoding DUF1844 domain-containing protein, which translates to MEEESKKRIAGEGADADADPAVPIDFTTFIFSLSSSAAIHLGLAPHPERTDCCENLPMAKQTIDILVLLQEKTRGNLTGEEERMLADILYNLRMAYVDAVARCGCASHGA; encoded by the coding sequence ATGGAAGAAGAGAGCAAGAAACGCATCGCCGGGGAGGGCGCCGACGCGGACGCCGATCCCGCGGTCCCGATCGACTTCACGACCTTCATCTTCTCGCTGAGCTCGTCCGCCGCGATCCACCTCGGGCTCGCCCCGCACCCGGAGCGCACGGACTGCTGCGAGAACCTGCCGATGGCCAAACAGACCATCGACATCCTCGTCCTGCTCCAGGAGAAGACCCGCGGGAACCTGACGGGCGAGGAGGAGCGCATGCTCGCGGACATCCTCTACAACCTGCGGATGGCCTACGTCGACGCGGTCGCCAGGTGCGGGTGTGCCTCGCATGGGGCCTAG
- a CDS encoding bifunctional folylpolyglutamate synthase/dihydrofolate synthase — MDYASLLSRVYALGTRGIELGLDRVRAAADGIGAPDRGLRCAQIAGTNGKGVVAVLVEGCARASGLSTGLFTSPHLHRYTERFRVNGAEIDSCELAPHLARALALTDPPLCLPLTFFEATTVAALGLFAERAVELAVLEVGLGGRLDATSVAAPAVTAITSIGLDHTAWLGPTLAHVAREKAGVARPGIPLVVGPLGAEALAEVERVAASVGAPVELCGRDFAVDDGLALPWPGRHQRENAAVAGAVCDVLGREDPRLSKAPLARAASTAIWPGRYEEIPGRPLHVLDGAHNAEAMAALVAALEERGQRVDAILFGACRDKPVSAMLDLLAPLGCPLVLVPPPLARAFDPSAHAARPGTTVAPDVRSGLERCRALAPRGGAVLVTGSLFTVAEARRVLLGVRADAPIGL, encoded by the coding sequence ATGGACTACGCCTCCCTCCTCTCACGGGTCTACGCGCTCGGAACCCGCGGCATCGAGCTCGGGCTCGATCGGGTGCGCGCCGCGGCGGACGGAATCGGCGCTCCGGATCGCGGTCTGCGATGCGCGCAGATCGCCGGGACGAACGGCAAGGGTGTGGTCGCGGTGCTCGTGGAGGGCTGCGCCCGCGCCTCCGGCCTCTCCACGGGGCTGTTCACGTCGCCGCACCTCCACCGCTACACGGAGCGGTTCCGCGTGAACGGCGCCGAGATCGACTCGTGTGAGCTCGCGCCGCACCTCGCGCGCGCCCTCGCGCTGACCGATCCGCCCTTGTGCCTCCCGCTCACCTTCTTCGAGGCGACGACCGTCGCGGCGCTCGGCCTCTTCGCGGAGCGCGCGGTCGAGCTCGCCGTGCTCGAGGTGGGCCTCGGCGGCAGGCTGGACGCCACCTCGGTGGCGGCACCCGCGGTGACGGCGATCACCTCGATCGGCCTCGACCACACCGCGTGGCTCGGCCCAACGCTCGCCCACGTCGCGCGCGAGAAGGCCGGCGTCGCCCGGCCGGGGATCCCGCTGGTGGTCGGGCCGCTCGGCGCGGAGGCGCTGGCCGAGGTCGAGCGCGTCGCGGCCTCGGTCGGCGCCCCGGTCGAGCTCTGCGGCCGCGACTTCGCGGTCGACGACGGCCTCGCGCTGCCCTGGCCCGGCCGGCACCAGCGGGAGAACGCCGCGGTCGCGGGCGCGGTGTGCGACGTCCTCGGCCGCGAGGATCCGAGGCTCTCGAAGGCCCCGCTCGCGCGGGCGGCGTCGACCGCGATCTGGCCGGGCCGCTACGAGGAGATCCCCGGGCGGCCGCTGCACGTCCTCGACGGGGCCCACAACGCGGAGGCTATGGCGGCCCTCGTCGCGGCGCTCGAGGAGCGCGGTCAGCGCGTGGACGCGATCCTGTTCGGCGCGTGCCGCGACAAGCCCGTCTCGGCGATGCTCGATCTGCTCGCCCCGCTCGGATGCCCGCTCGTGCTCGTGCCGCCGCCGCTCGCGAGGGCGTTCGATCCCTCGGCGCACGCCGCGCGACCCGGGACGACCGTCGCGCCCGACGTGCGGTCCGGCCTCGAACGGTGCCGCGCGCTCGCGCCACGAGGCGGGGCGGTGCTGGTGACCGGATCGCTGTTCACCGTGGCCGAGGCGCGGCGCGTCCTCTTGGGCGTGCGCGCCGACGCGCCGATCGGCCTGTAG
- a CDS encoding CarD family transcriptional regulator, which translates to MAVSQTFKIGDKAVYPAHGVGEVTDIQTRSLGGKERSFYILKVLENGMKIMVPTETAAAAGLRPVISRKDAKKVLDILKSDDVAVKTQPWNRRYREYMEMLKSGSPFEVAKVLRDLYRLKSDKDLSFGERRLLDTARSLLVTELGLSLGKKEETVEKDIQTMFA; encoded by the coding sequence ATGGCAGTCAGTCAGACCTTCAAGATCGGCGACAAGGCTGTCTACCCGGCGCACGGCGTGGGGGAGGTCACCGACATCCAGACGCGCTCGCTCGGCGGCAAGGAGCGCTCGTTCTACATCCTCAAGGTCCTCGAGAATGGTATGAAGATCATGGTGCCGACCGAGACCGCCGCCGCGGCGGGGCTCAGGCCGGTCATCTCGCGCAAGGACGCGAAGAAGGTGCTCGACATCCTGAAGTCGGACGACGTCGCGGTGAAGACGCAGCCCTGGAACCGCCGCTACCGCGAATACATGGAGATGCTCAAGAGCGGCTCGCCCTTCGAGGTCGCCAAGGTCCTGCGGGATCTGTACCGGCTGAAGTCCGACAAGGATCTCTCCTTCGGCGAACGACGCCTCCTGGACACCGCGAGGTCACTGCTCGTCACCGAGCTCGGCCTCTCGCTGGGAAAGAAGGAGGAGACGGTGGAGAAGGATATCCAGACCATGTTCGCGTGA